Proteins encoded together in one Centropristis striata isolate RG_2023a ecotype Rhode Island chromosome 6, C.striata_1.0, whole genome shotgun sequence window:
- the si:ch211-284k5.2 gene encoding uncharacterized protein CFAP97D2: protein MHRSYQPLKPVTNRYLQQRCDHTNYENHRRKVSSALPVVDNKGMRTPAHVQLKLKKLQLQDERLSIIDRDNRLLASKLADIVCSKGLVDHRNQYHLKSLNADKRREELLLIGRQNQAIYQRLTCRQSEYRRQLWLEDWEKADRRRDDISRYPRGLAEKQRSHRKVKFAAVEGSE, encoded by the exons ATGCACAGGTCCTACCAGCCGCTAAAGCCCGTCACCAACCGCTACCTGCAGCAGCGATGCGACCACACTAACTACGAAAACCACCGCAGGAAG GTGAGCTCTGCCTTGCCTGTAGTGGACAACAAGGGCATGAGGACACCAGCACATGTCCAGCTCAAACTGAAAAAACTGCAG CTGCAGGATGAGCGTCTGTCCATCATTGACAGAGACAACCGCCTCCTGGCCTCCAAGCTGGCCGACATTGTTTGCTCTAAAGGCCTGGTGGACCATCGCAACCAGTATCACCTGAAGAG TTTGAATGCTGACAAGAGGAGGGAGGAGCTTCTGCTGATTGGCCGTCAGAATCAGGCCATCTACCAGCGCCTCACGTGTCGCCAGTCAGAGTACCGCCGCCAGCTGTGGTTGGAGGACTGGGAGAAGGCGGATCGTCGGCGGGACGACATTTCCCGATACCCTCGTGGGCTTGCAGAGAAacag aggTCGCACAGGAAGGTGAAATTTGCAGCTGTGGAGGGCAGCGAGTGA